From Triticum urartu cultivar G1812 chromosome 2, Tu2.1, whole genome shotgun sequence, a single genomic window includes:
- the LOC125540948 gene encoding subtilisin-like protease 4, which produces MASLTNLIILLPLLLLATFSPTPSLCYVGPSVARVHEGATQASAYRTYIVLVKPPPSGTNEEGHRRWYETFLPSSHIGESGEPRLLHSYIEVFSGFAARLTEAELDAVTKKPGFVRAFPDRTLQLMTTHTPEFLGLRNGTGFWSDAGYGKGVVIGLLDTGIYATHPSFDDHGVQSPPTRWRSSCKAVRCNNKLIGANSFTGDDDSYDYVGHGTHTSSTAAGNFVTDASDHGVGTGTASGIAPGAHIAMYKVCTAEGCQESAVLAGLDAAIKDGVDVLSLSLSSLAGVSFNKDPIAIGAFSAISKGIIVVCAAGNKGPTPRSVSNSAPWLLTVAAGSVDRRFDAGVHLGNGKRMDGEAFTPAIKPTSKPYPLFYSEEHRFCQNAYYGSVAGKIIVCQSTTPMARYSDISRLMGHGAAGVVLFNDKATGYTIILQDFDEARVVQVTFADGIALAAYTKSASNDAVATFTYNNTVLGVRPNPVVASFSSRGPSSVAPGVLKPDILAPGLNILAAWPSPPFKIISGTSMATPHVSGVAALIKSLHPEWSPAAIKSAILTTSDTTNNIGGSILNERHDKASAYDRGAGHVNPARAADPGLVYDLGVTDYAGYICWLLGEEGLVTIVRNSSLTCAKLPKVKDVQLNYPTLTVPLASTPFTVTRTVTNVGPADSTYAAKVNSPSSMTLHVSPKTLVFSKAGEKKTFSVTVSCQGVGASEIFVEGSLSWVSKKHVVRSPIVAIHGVGGHASAPSP; this is translated from the coding sequence ATGGCGTCCTTGACAAATCTCATCATACTACTACCACTTCTCTTGCTCGCCACCTTCTCTCCTACACCATCCCTGTGCTATGTCGGTCCATCTGTTGCAAGGGTACATGAGGGTGCTACACAAGCATCTGCCTACCGCACTTACATTGTGCTCGTCAAGCCACCTCCCTCAGGTACCAACGAAGAGGGGCATCGTCGGTGGTACGAGACTTTCTTGCCGAGCTCACACATCGGCGAATCTGGGGAGCCGCGTCTCCTCCACTCCTACATCGAGGTGTTCAGCGGCTTCGCGGCGAGGCTCACAGAGGCTGAGCTCGACGCGGTCACCAAGAAGCCAGGGTTCGTGCGCGCGTTCCCAGACCGGACGCTGCAGCTCATGACCACGCACACGCCGGAGTTCCTCGGGCTGAGGAACGGCACCGGATTTTGGAGCGACGCAGGCTACGGGAAGGGAGTGGTCATCGGGCTGCTCGACACCGGGATCTATGCAACACATCCTTCGTTCGACGATCATGGTGTCCAATCACCCCCGACAAGGTGGAGGAGCTCGTGCAAGGCGGTCAGGTGCAACAACAAGCTCATCGGTGCCAACTCATTTACTGGAGATGACGACTCGTACGATTACGTGGGGCACGGAACACACACCTCGTCCACTGCCGCCGGCAACTTCGTCACCGATGCGTCAGACCATGGCGTGGGCACGGGCACTGCTTCCGGAattgctccaggtgcccacaTCGCCATGTACAAGGTGTGCACCGCCGAGGGCTGCCAAGAATCCGCCGTACTGGCCGGCCTGGATGCGGCCATCAAGGATGGGGTGGACGTGCTCTCGCTATCTCTCAGTAGTCTCGCCGGTGTCAGCTTCAATAAGGACCCCATCGCCATCGGTGCGTTCAGTGCTATATCCAAGGGCATCATTGTGGTGTGTGCGGCTGGCAACAAAGGTCCCACTCCACGGTCGGTCTCCAACAGTGCACCGTGGTTGCTCACGGTTGCCGCTGGCTCAGTGGACCGGAGATTCGACGCTGGCGTGCATCTCGGCAACGGCAAGCGCATGGACGGAGAAGCATTTACCCCAGCGATAAAGCCAACCTCAAAGCCATACCCTCTCTTCTACTCCGAGGAACATCGTTTCTGCCAGAATGCGTATTACGGTTCAGTTGCCGGGAAAATAATTGTTTGTCAGTCCACAACACCCATGGCTCGCTATTCTGACATTTCGAGGTTAATGGGTCATGGTGCGGCTGGCGTGGTTCTTTTCAATGACAAAGCCACTGGCTACACCATTATTCTTCAGGATTTCGACGAAGCGAGAGTGGTGCAGGTGACCTTCGCCGACGGCATCGCCCTCGCAGCTTACACGAAGTCAGCATCGAACGACGCCGTTGCCACTTTCACATACAACAACACAGTGTTGGGTGTTCGTCCGAACCCGGTCGTGGCATCGTTCTCTTCCCGGGGTCCAAGCTCAGTCGCTCCAGGTGTGCTCAAGCCAGACATTCTTGCGCCCGGGCTCAACATCCTTGCGGCGTGGCCAAGTCCCCCTTTCAAAATCATATCGGGCACGTCCATGGCAACGCCACATGTCAGTGGTGTTGCGGCGCTTATCAAAAGCTTGCATCCTGAATGGTCACCGGCTGCCATCAAGTCGGCCATCCTGACAACGTCGGACACCACCAACAACATCGGCGGCTCGATCTTGAACGAGAGGCATGATAAAGCCAGTGCGTACGATAGAGGCGCCGGCCATGTGAACCCGGCGAGGGCTGCTGACCCAGGTTTGGTGTATGACCTCGGTGTAACCGACTATGCAGGTTACATCTGCTGGCTCCTTGGCGAGGAAGGCTTGGTGACCATCGTACGCAACTCGAGCCTGACCTGCGCGAAGCTGCCCAAGGTCAAGGACGTTCAGCTCAACTACCCTACTCTAACTGTGCCGCTAGCATCAACGCCGTTCACCGTGACCCGGACGGTGACGAACGTTGGGCCGGCAGATTCTACATACGCTGCTAAGGTAAACTCGCCAAGCTCTATGACATTGCATGTCTCCCCAAAGACACTGGTGTTCTCCAAGGCTGGAGAAAAGAAGACGTTCAGCGTGACGGTGAGCTGCCAAGGCGTGGGTGCATCGGAAATCTTTGTGGAGGGAAGCTTGAGCTGGGTGTCGAAGAAGCATGTTGTGCGTAGTCCCATTGTCGCCATCCACGGAGTGGGAGGTCATGCTTCCGCTCCATCACCATGA